One window of Myxocyprinus asiaticus isolate MX2 ecotype Aquarium Trade chromosome 4, UBuf_Myxa_2, whole genome shotgun sequence genomic DNA carries:
- the mtif3 gene encoding translation initiation factor IF-3, mitochondrial isoform X2 — MSLGFLRFVLSQALSRRTLRPISLAKLILTSKPSTLRPAWGYHSVLSWQYISFSTDAESGGTDMADPSKETQNLGSKAQVTFTSVGRKIGQRHIQLLGEDGEELGTMHRAEVIRMMDQSGLKLVAINENCDPPLYRLMRGKQIHEEQMKLRVKQKAMTGPVQSKELNFSADISPHDLDTKLRQVVSWLEKKNHVRLTIRSGTDSGTPLDKVLSQMVERISVPVGFISKPTVVRRGRAAMCVLRLASAKELRQKEAETSNKTLKPDSDTPMPLSASSTQKPKDSKQQ; from the exons ATGTCTCTGGGTTTCCTGAGGTTTGTTTTGAGCCAGGCACTGAGCCGTAGGACTCTTCGACCCATCAGCCTTGCAAAACTAATACTGACCAGTAAACCATCAACCCTCAGACCTGCATGGGGCTACCACTCTGTCTTGTCCTGGCAATATATTTCCTTCTCTACAGATGCTGAGAGTGGGGGCACAGACATGGCAGATCCTTCAAAGGAGACTCAAAATCTGGGCTCAAAAGCACAAGTCACTTTTACCAGTGTGGGTCGGAAGATTGGCCAGCGCCACATACAATTATTGGGTGAAGATGGTGAGGAGTTGGGGACAATGCACCGTGCTGAAGTAATACGAATGATGGACCAATCGGGCTTGAAACTTGTTGCCATAAATGAAAATTGTGATCCACCATTGTACAGACTGATGAGAGGGAAACAGATCCATGAAGAGCAGATGAAACTGAGAGTAAAACAGAAAGCCATGACag GCCCTGTCCAATCAAAGGAGCTCAATTTCTCTGCAGATATTTCCCCTCATGACTTAGACACGAAACTGCGGCAAGTCGTCAGCTGGCTGGAAAAAAAGAACCATGTCAGACTCACTATCAGATCCGGAACTGACAGTGGCACACCACTG GACAAAGTCTTATCTCAGATGGTGGAGAGAATATCAGTACCTGTTGGCTTTATATCAAAACCCACTGTGGTTCGTAGGGGTCGTGCAGCCATGTGCGTCCTTCGTCTTGCTTCTGCCAAAGAACTGCGACAAAAGGAAGCGGAGACTTCGAACAAGACTTTAAAGCCAGACTCTGACACACCAATGCCTCTTTCTGCCTCATCCACACAGAAACCAAAAGACTCAAAACAACAATAA
- the mtif3 gene encoding translation initiation factor IF-3, mitochondrial isoform X1 — MMSLGFLRFVLSQALSRRTLRPISLAKLILTSKPSTLRPAWGYHSVLSWQYISFSTDAESGGTDMADPSKETQNLGSKAQVTFTSVGRKIGQRHIQLLGEDGEELGTMHRAEVIRMMDQSGLKLVAINENCDPPLYRLMRGKQIHEEQMKLRVKQKAMTGPVQSKELNFSADISPHDLDTKLRQVVSWLEKKNHVRLTIRSGTDSGTPLDKVLSQMVERISVPVGFISKPTVVRRGRAAMCVLRLASAKELRQKEAETSNKTLKPDSDTPMPLSASSTQKPKDSKQQ; from the exons AT GATGTCTCTGGGTTTCCTGAGGTTTGTTTTGAGCCAGGCACTGAGCCGTAGGACTCTTCGACCCATCAGCCTTGCAAAACTAATACTGACCAGTAAACCATCAACCCTCAGACCTGCATGGGGCTACCACTCTGTCTTGTCCTGGCAATATATTTCCTTCTCTACAGATGCTGAGAGTGGGGGCACAGACATGGCAGATCCTTCAAAGGAGACTCAAAATCTGGGCTCAAAAGCACAAGTCACTTTTACCAGTGTGGGTCGGAAGATTGGCCAGCGCCACATACAATTATTGGGTGAAGATGGTGAGGAGTTGGGGACAATGCACCGTGCTGAAGTAATACGAATGATGGACCAATCGGGCTTGAAACTTGTTGCCATAAATGAAAATTGTGATCCACCATTGTACAGACTGATGAGAGGGAAACAGATCCATGAAGAGCAGATGAAACTGAGAGTAAAACAGAAAGCCATGACag GCCCTGTCCAATCAAAGGAGCTCAATTTCTCTGCAGATATTTCCCCTCATGACTTAGACACGAAACTGCGGCAAGTCGTCAGCTGGCTGGAAAAAAAGAACCATGTCAGACTCACTATCAGATCCGGAACTGACAGTGGCACACCACTG GACAAAGTCTTATCTCAGATGGTGGAGAGAATATCAGTACCTGTTGGCTTTATATCAAAACCCACTGTGGTTCGTAGGGGTCGTGCAGCCATGTGCGTCCTTCGTCTTGCTTCTGCCAAAGAACTGCGACAAAAGGAAGCGGAGACTTCGAACAAGACTTTAAAGCCAGACTCTGACACACCAATGCCTCTTTCTGCCTCATCCACACAGAAACCAAAAGACTCAAAACAACAATAA